One Aegilops tauschii subsp. strangulata cultivar AL8/78 chromosome 2, Aet v6.0, whole genome shotgun sequence genomic window, AGTTTAGCATTTTAGTGGTTTGGGACATTATGAGCCCACTCATGAACATGACATGTCATTCACCGCTTCATATTTCGCAGGCTATCAGGATGCACAATTTGCAAATACGAGTCTGATGTGGCAGATGGTATCCTATTGTCCAAAATGTCTTACGTGCGGTAAGCCTTTACCTCTCGTGGCTCGAACTTCGTTCTTGCTATATTGCAAATTTGGTGGCGCATGGAAAGGATTGGTCTCTCCTCGATCACATCTTTTAGGAGATGAAGGCCAACTTGAGGCTAGCTCCTCCCTATTTTTCAGGTTTGTAAGATATCGCTGGACTGTAAATGGTGTCACTCATGAGCTTATACACTTGGTTAGGAGTAATGGTCGCTCCTTTGGTTAGCGACTTGCTTTCTTTTAAATTTCGGCATGGAGGGAGGTTTCCCATCTGAATTTTGTATTCAAAAAGTCCCAAAACAGCCAGGTATTATAGCGGGAAATTTTTGTTTCTGCCATGTCACTCCAGCTCTTAACATTTCACTTTTGCCGCTCTGAGCTTTTGACAATACATCACAATTATCATTCCGTGCTAAAAGCAATTTTTTCAGAGTGATGCATTTTCAAAACCTTAGAGTGGCAATAGTGAAATGTCAAACTTTAGAGTATCATAAGAAAAATGGGCGAAAACTAGAGTGGTAGAAATAAAATTTCCCTACTACAGTAGAGACAAGTCTCAGGCAGAAGTTACAGAAGGGAGGAGGGACGGGTCGTCCACACACACATGGATCAGGCACCACCTACTAGCCGCTAAAATATGAGAGCCAGTAGTCGACATGAGTACTTTGGACATTAGGAAGACGTATGCGCCAAGCCCGAGCATCATCATAGCACGCCCGATGCTGCAGGTCCAGCCAGCACTCACAAAACACAACCCCATTGAGATGTTTCCAAGGAGAGTTGAGAAATCCAAGGACGCACACTTTCGAGAGCCGAAAAGATCTGTCGTCGGGGCGGTTTCGACAAGTTGTGGTGGAAAGATCACACCGTCGCCGTCCGCCTGCCGGCATTGCTTGGCGGCGAGGGAAGAGGAGCtgggggagggagggggggggggctagtGTTTCCCAGAGCCATTTCTAAAGAAACTCTCTTATGATCCCCGCCGTTTCTAAAGAAACTCTCTTCCAATGCACTGCATTATCGTCTGCTAATCCTTCAAGTTGAATTTTATCAATATAGCATGGAATTACCGAGGAAATGAAACATGTGTTATTTTTTCTCTCAAATATGCACAACGTGCGTATCATATTATATAAAACGAAGGCGGGGGTACAAAACCCACTCCACCATTGATGTTACAATGTAACTACAACACCAACAACGACAATACAACCCATCTACCAGGAAACTACCACACATCCAATGGCTACTATCTTCTCGCCCACCACAATAGGTCCACGAAGAGATCATCAGGTTCTCCTGTTAACAATCCGGCCTGCTGCCAAGCTCTACCTTCGTCTGCTATCCTCGTGGCCACCAAGTCAAGAGAAGGGGATGCACCATCAAAGACAACCGCATTCCGATGTTTCCATAGCTCCCACAATGCAAGAGTGAAGATGGCCCGGATTTTCTTTGGCTTGTACCGTTTGTTGGCCTTGTCTACACACCATACCGTTAGCATCCATTCTTGCCTGCTGAGAAATGTGTACAGCGTCCTCCATATGGTCCTTGCAAACGCACAAGTCAGCAAAATGTGGTCAATTGTCCTCCTCCTGTATACAGAACAGGCAGGCGTCTTGGTGTGCTAATCCTCCTCGGGCAAGTCGATCTGAGGTCCAGCATATGTTCTCCATGGCGAGCCAAAAGAAGAAACAACATCGTAGCGGATCCCTCGACTTCCACATGAATTCCACGGTTGGCACCACCGCTCTCCCTGCAAACTTGGCAGCGTATGCAGATCTAACCGAAAACTGTCTATCGTTTTCCCTTGACCACATAATGGTGTTTGTAGCTCCTTCGTCGAGTTCAACTATGTCCACCATTTGCCATACTCCCATGTACTCTTGTAGTGCGCCAAACTCCAAGTTTGGGCCAACGTCCATCGTCCAGGTTCCCCTAGTCAATGCATGTGGACAGTTCGAGATGTTTTCGCGCGCCGCGGGATTCTAGCATAGAGTGCCGGTGCAAGTTCCTCTGAATGCATGTTATGTTGCATATCATCTCTTTAGACAATCCAACAAATAGGTAATTAAATTTATACACGCTATCTAGTTAGACTCGCATGGACTTAACAAAAGTAAGATTTAGCGTATTAATGCTTGGCCTGTTAAAAAGATTTATAGTAGTCCTTGAGATGGTGAGTATATAAGTGGCATGTGTCAAACTAATATACGCATAGTGAGGAATGACCACTGGAACTGGCCTAAGAAACACGCATACATGTCATCATACATATATATGTCATCTTGTTGAGCTCATGTCACCATAGCTTTGAAAGGGACACAAATTATGCATCGTTAATTATTGAGTTTGTGTGCTAGCTCAGAGACAACCACGGGGAGTCTGGGACTAGCCTAATAGACAAACATATATGTCATCACACATACGTCATGTTATTGCGCTTATGTCACCACAATTTCAAAAGAGACACACACTATGCGTCCTTATAATTAATTATTGGGTTTGTGTGCTAGCCCATCCACCAACCATTCAATTTGCATCAAATAAGTAAGTAATGATGTCAATTTGTCACACGGCCCATGTCGATCACGATCAACTCAAAAAGAAGTAGAAAACTATGTTATCGCAACATTCCTTTGTGGAAAAAGAATGGCACAGATTCTTCAAACGACAATGCCATCAACACAACGTGGAGCATCTGAAAATGAAACACAACCAAAGTatcttttctgtttttttaagGCAAAAGTATCTTTCATGGTGATTTGCCAACGCCACAGTATCTAGGTGGGCCGTCAGGGCTACGACGGACCTTTAGTGCACTAAACTTTAATGTTAGTGTGTGTTTCTATATGTATATGGGTTATGGGTATCAGAGGAGGCCGTGCGTCCTAAGCAATTTAGCCATGCCACTCCTAGTACGAACCCTGCAGCTCCATCTACTTGCCTTCCATGCCGCGCTCGTCGTTAACGCCATATCCGGCGTGCCGGCatcacccaagccgaacaattgCCCTGACAGGTGCGGGGACGAGCAAATCCCTTACCCATTCGGCGTTGGCACCGGGTGCTCTCTGTCGCCCGAATTCGACCTCACCTGCAACGAGACGACGACTCCTCCCACCCTGCTCACCGGCGAAGCCAAGGTCACCAACATCACGCTGGAGACGGCGCGGCTGGTCATCTACACCCACCTGACCTATAGCTGCGATGTGCCGACCAGCAACACTACGACCGACCACATGACCACCAGCATGGCCCTCAACGTCGCCACCCCGTTCCTGCTCTCGCCGTCCGAGAACATGTTCACGGCCGTCGGTTGCAGCTTGACGGCAAGGATCAAGGGCCGCGGCAAGAGCTCCTACCTCACTGGCTGCATCACGACCTGCGCCAGGGTGAATGACACCGGTGACGACGGCACGCCCTGCAGCGGGCACGGCTGCTGCCAGGCCTCGTTAACTCCTAACCTCACCGAAGTCAGCGTCAAGTGGGAGAACAGGCGAGGCAGAAGTCCTGTGGCTGACAACCTGTGCCAGTATGCTTTCGTCGCTACCAAAGGCTGGTACGTGAAGAAAttccttttccttttttccaCTTTCAAATCATCGTATACAATTAACTTGGCAATTACCCCACCTTCCTATAACGTCCTAGTAAGGTCTATGGGTTGACTTTCATTGAGATTTTGATGAATTTCATTCAATTTCAGTAGACACCAAAATATTTACCTTTTGGTCATATTTCAGTAATTTGTGTTGTGCATaggaattcaaatatttttctgaaTTTCAAATGAACATTTCGGTCCTTTGGCCAAAATGCAAACCGAAATCACTGAACTTCAATAATTTCAGTAGGTGCTGAACTATTTCTGAAACTGAAATTTAAAACCAACGAGTACTACTGCATAACTTCGCAATTGCTGACATAACATATCATCGAAACAAACATGTTTTTTGGAAAACAAGGATTACCGCTGATCTTTGCATCAAGCGATGCACACAGTTGTTTATTTATTAAGGGAAACGATTCCCTACGACCGACCGAAGCTTCGGACAGTCGGGTCGCTCGCGACTCACGCGCCGCACACCCAGCAATGCTAGCGCACACACGTCCCCATGTTCTTGAGCAATGCTAAAAAGGCATCGAACGGCGACGGCTCCCAGCACTGCTCGGAGCTGAGGACGGGATGTTGCAACCATCAAAAATACGAGAGCATACCTAAACACCTACCCTATTATTTGACCGCCATCCAAACTGGTTGTATCGTAGTACATGTTACCGTCTCACACTGGTAGCACCCAAAGGCCATAAGTTCCCTCACTTCCGCATGGTGTAGTAATGACCACGTATGGATCAATCCAAATGCTCGGTAGATAACCTGCAAAGAGTTTGTCATATTTGTTATGTTAAACACACAATCATTCCGATAGTTGCAAATAGTCCAAAGTAATGCACAAGCTCCGACTCTTTCATGCCTTCGTATTGGATTTAACCCCAGCTAACCAGCTACTACCAAAACGGATTAGGGATACCATTAGGTGGAGGTATGTTAAAGGACACATGTATTATTCGCCATAATAATTTGGCTAGTGGGTATGTAAGAAATAAGTGTTGAATCATTCTCTCGTGGTCATAGAAATAATAGTGTTTATTCCTTTCCCAACCACGTTTTGCCAAGTTGTCCTTTGTTAGAATCACGCTcttatggacaaaccacatgaAAATCTTAATCTTTAAAGGCACTCTGTTATCCACTAATGAATAGACAGTGTGTTCCAGTATTAATCAAGTCGACATACATATAGATTTAACCAAAAACAAGTCTGAAATAGAAAGAGCCCATCGGAATATATCTGGCTCATTGACAAGTTGACCTCCATCAAGCTTTGCATTAAATGCAGCCAATGATCCTATCTTTCCCCGATCAGTGTTCGTCTAAACTGTACATTTAGAGGAACCAATCCCAATATTGGACTCACAGATTCGTCCTTACGATGTACGATATTATAAAAGCGTTAGATAATATAAGGCTAGAGGTGTCCCTCCCAGCCAAATATCCTCCCAAAATCTAGTTGTATGTCCATCTCCAATAATAAACTTGTCCATTAAAGAAGGTGGCCTTATTTCGCATCAAACCCTTCCAAAATGGTGAATCATTCGGCTAGGCTATTACCCGCGAGAAGGTCTTGGAGTGTAAATACCTTTCAAAACAACATGTAACCATAGGATCTAGTTTAGAAGATCTTGTCACAACAAACCAATGGTGAAAAAAAAAGATCCCCGAACAGATTTATGGTTGGTGCTTAATATAAGAATAGTCAATCTTGGTGATATCATGCTTGCCCGCGAGAGAGATGGGGTGGTGTTGCACGGTATGGTCAAGATGCATCGCGGCATCCTAGCGGTTTATCATTCTCCAGAGTTACAGGTTTTATGAAGATAATGGCATGTTTTTAGTCTAGACTTACGTACAAACGCTTCAAGTTGCAACAATCTTCCCCTGCAAAAAGAAAAGCTGCAAAAATCTTCACATATACTAATGGGTGAATTTGTTGAGCAGGTACAGTTTCAGCAAAAATGACCTGATTGGGAATATGACATTCGCCAATAGACTTGGAAGCGGCCCTGTTGTTCCAGTTGTTCTTGACTGGGCAGTTAGGGATGGGACATGCCCCCCGACTTCCGAGGGTAACGGCAAGGAAATTGTTCCTAACGGTGCCGCCTGTGTTAGCAGTCAAAGCTATTGTGTAAATGCAAGTAATGGAGCACCGGGCTATTTCTGCAATTGCTCCACGGGATACACCGGTAATCCATACAAAAAAAATGGGTGCACAAGTATGTAAACTTCACTCCACTTGTTTGTTATTGCATATATATATTCCTCTCGCCTCAGAGTAATTTGAGATCTTTTTAATTGTATAGCACACCCTGGATACCGAGGAGGACAATTTGACCTTGGATAAGATTAGGGATCCCAGGATTTTTAGTGCTCGCTCACTATTTTTAACATTAATAAACTTGGAAGTAAATAATATGATACTACTGTAAGACTTACATATTTCAGCCCTTGTGGCCTTATTAATTCAAAGTCAGGATCTACTGTAGCCTTCCTTCTACAAAAATGATATTGATTGGTGTCTTTACTTTCACTAGTCAATAtatacgtgcaatgcacgttaatttgaaagtatattaagtgcatgcggatattaagtaggatattatttgcatgttattatgtgattaacactattttttacatgaaattaactgcacgctaaacgtgttgagcgctcaacattgaagcagtctaggttgttggattgacatgatttgatggccgaaattaattggatctgccccttgtggtctttttatattggtatagatgCACTAAACTGAACAATGTGCAATGTTTTCCGTACATTTTTCAGATATTGATGAGTGCGCATTACGACGATCACCAAATTCCACAATGTACGAGAATATCTATCCTTGCCGTGGAGGGACATGCCACGATACCGAAGGTGATTATGAGTGTAAGTGTAATTTCGGACGAAGAGGAGACGGCAAGAGTGACAAAGGTTGTGAACCCGTATTGTCCAGACCTGCAGTCGCAGTGATAGGTAAGGTGTTGTATATATGCTCTACTTTCCTAGACTTCATGGCAAAGCAGTCACCATTCCAACAACTTGCATCATGTTCTTATTTCAAAAACAAAACTTACATCACTGAATATCTATACCAAATTACTACTACATGTCATCATGTGAAGTTGTGAACAGTTATGACTGTCTCTTAATATATAGTTCGCATGACGCCATTAACATGCATATTTTTCAAAAAGGAACGAAAACCCTTGGCCCTGATGCACACAGCCTTTTGCATGAACATGCATGACCAAATCTTCTCTTGGGTACATGTCATGCAGTTACTTGGAGCAAGCTAGGAGTACATGTCATATGTATGAACTCTCATGTTAGTGCTCGATCTCTGGCCATGTTGAAAAAAAATGTAACTACttatatatgtcatctgcttgcAATTGTATGCAGGAACAATTGGCGCAATCGCATTACTGTTCATGCTAGTAATATTTTTGCACATGGAGCGAGAGAACAGGAAGCTGAGGGACCGATTCAACAGGAATGGCGGGTCGTTCCTCAAGAGCGCCGGGATCGAGATCTTTACCAAGGACAAGTTGGGTCGCATCACAAACAAGTACAGCTGCATCATTGGCAAAGGTGCCTTCGGTAAGGTCTACAAGGGGACCACCGACGCCGGCGTTGTTGTTGCTGTGAAGCGCTCCATCATCGTCAACAAGGACCGGCAGAAGGATTTCGCGAATGAGATCACGGTCCAATCCAAGATCAGCCACCCAAACCTGGTCCGGCTCATGGGTTGCTGCCTGGAGACGGAGGTGCCCATGTTGGTCTACGAGTTCATCCCCAGAGGGAGCCTTCAGGACGTGCTTCACGGAAACGACCACCCTCTCCCACTGGAAACACGCCTCGACATTGCCATCAGCTCCGCTGAGGGGCTCGATTACATGCACTCGCAGAGCCAGATGGTCCTCCATGGTGATGTCAAATCTGGCAACATCCTCATCGACGACAGCTTCACGCCCAAGGTGTCGGACTTTGGGACGTCCAGGCTCATGTGCATCGACAAGGACCACACCAACTGGGTGGTCGGGGACAGCAGCTACATCGACCCCGTGTACATGAAGACCGGGCTGCTCACCGCTAAGAGCGACGTGTACAGCTTTGGTATCGTGCTGCTGGAGCTCGTTACCCGAAAGAAGGCTAGGTACGGGCAGAATCGTAGCCTTCCGATGGACTACGTCAAGGCTTCCAAGGATGGCACGGCAAGGCAGCTATTTGATGAGGAGGTTTCAGCCAATGTTGAGGAGAACATGGAGTCCCTCGAGGAGATTGGCAAGATTGCAGTGAAGTGTCTTGAGGAAGACGTGAATAACAGGCCTACCATGGGAGAAGTCAGGAAGGAAATTGAAAAGTGTAAGACACAATGGTTGCGAAGCCAGGGGAGGGCAAATGAGGTAATCCCCTAGTCTTAATTAGCTGGTACGGTAGGGTGTAACCCCGAGTTGAACTTTGTATCTTGTAGTCAAGTATAGCCAATTTCTTTTGGTTGATGTAGTCTACTGCAGTTATGACTTGAATATGTTTTCTCCAGTGTGTGATGTACATGTGCTTGCTATGCAATTGCAATAATTTATAGTGTGTGACTAAGGCTCAGTTTAATTACGGTTGCGAGTTGCAACAACTTCTTTGTGACTAAAGCTCAGTTTAATTATGGTTGCGGGTTGTAACAACTTCTTATATCACTGAATATCAATAGTAACAATTTACTACTACACGTCATCATGTGAATTTGTGAACAGTTGCAACTACTTCTAAATATATATAGTTCGCATGAAGCCATGAATATGCATATTTTTCGAAAAGGGCCGAAAAGCCTTGGCCCTGATGCACACAACCTTTTGCCTGAACATGCATGGCCAAATCTTCTCTTGGGTACATGCATGCAGTTTACTTGGAGTAAGCTAGCTAGTACATGTCATATGTATGAACTCTCATGTCATGTTAGTGCTCGATCTCTGGCCATCTTGAAACAAAATCGAACTACATATGCATACGTCATGTGCTTGCAATTGCATGCAGGAACAATCGGCGCAATCGCATTACTGTCCGTGCTAGTAATATTCTTGCATATGGAGCGAGAGAACAGGAAGCTGAGGGACCGATTCAATAGGAACGGCGGGTCGTTTCTCAAGACCGCCGGGATCGAGATCTTCACCAAGGAGAAGCTGGACCGCATCACAAACAAGTACAGCTGCAGTATCGGCAGAGGCGCCTTCGGCAAGGTCTACAAGGGGACAACCGACACTGGTACTGTTGTTGCCGTGAAGCGCTCCATCATTGTAAACAAAGACCGGCATAAGGATTTTGCGAACGAGATCACGGTCCAATCCAAAATCGACCACCCGAACCTGGTCCGGCTCGTGGGCTGCTGCCTAGAGACGGAGGTGCCCTTGCTGGTCTACGAGTTCGTCCCCAAAGGGAGCCTTCAGGATGTGCTTCACGGCAACAACGACCCTCTCCCGCTGGAAACACGCCTCAACATTGCCATCAGCTCCGCCGAGGGGCTCGATTACATGCACTCGCAGAGCCAGATGATCCTCCACGGCGACGTCAAATCCGGCAACATCCTCCTCGACGACAGCTTCACGCCCAAAGTGTCGGACTTTGGGACGTCCAGGCTCATGTCCATCAACAAGGACCACACCAACTGGGTGGTCGGGGACAGCAGCTACATCAACCCCGTGTACATGAAGATCGGGCTGCTCACCGCTAAAAGTGACGTGTACAGCTTCGGTATCGTGCTGCTCGAGCTCGTCACCCGAAAGAAGGCTAGGTACGGGGAGAATCGTAGCCTTCCGATGGACTACATCAAGGCTTCCAAGGATGGCCCAACAAGGCAGATGTTCGATGATGAGGTTTCAGCCAATGTGGAGGAAAACATGGAGTGCCTCGAGGAGGTTGGCAAGATCGCGGTGCAGTGTCTCGAGGAAGACGTGAATAACAGGCCTACCATGGGAGAAGTCAAGGAGAAACTTGAAAAGTGCAAGAGCCAATGGTTGCAAAACCAGGGGAAGGCAAATGAGGTAATCCCCTAGTCTTAATTAGCTGGTACGTAAGGTGttactagtagaaaacagggcattggttcggccctcgtaataacattaatcccggttcgctcacgaaccgggaccaaaggaggcaactgtcccggttcgtgagcccggggggccggccgggccacgtgggccattggtcccggttcgtctggaccttttggtcccggttccacgcacgaatcgagaccaatgcgcctcgcccctggcccatgaccattagtcccggtttgtgccacaaaccgcgactaaagggttggtcctcgttgcggttagagtttagtcccacctcgccaaccgaagggcgctcaaaccggtttataagcccgtccctctctgccttgttgagctcctctcaaagtgaaaatagatgcccttatacagggaatttgacctaaattcagagtaattttttttaaaattcatagaaatttattatgaatttaggttgaattctctctataggcgcatctatgctcatttttttatgttggaGTTGGtgatctttacagactttttgtatgttgaatatgcaccattcaaaatcaagacaagaaaatgaaatccctttgtagcacatgagttttcgtccgaaaccctgatacttcgaaagagattgtccattttgttcatgaagtgcatccagcttttgccgtaaccctctcaactatttagcacatgctatgtgggtgaaatgatgataccatgccagctttcaaccttttcagagctcatttgtagggcttttcaatttcagggtcatttagctcaaaacaatgtcactgcatgaaaaataacaaatgaagtcataaagggttgaaaattgatgatgtggctttgaatggtgcattttgaacacacaaaaagtctggagttcaaataagttcaagaaaatgaaatccctttgtaacagatgagttttcctctgaaaccctcatacttcgaaagagattgtccattttgttcacgaagtgcatccagcttttgccgggaccctctcaactttttagcacatgctatgtgggtgaaatgatgataccatcccaactttcaaccttttcagagttcatttgtagggtttttcaatttcaggttaatttgaaatgcttttcaattttagggtcttatagctcaaaataattagtaaatgcatgaaaaataacaaatgaagtcagaaaggattgaaaaatgatgatgtggctttgaatggtgcattttgaacacacaaaaagtcaggagttcaaataagtttaaaaaaatgaaatccctttgtaacagacgagtttccgtatgaaatcctgatactttgaaagagattgtccgttttgtacacgaagtgcatccagttcttgccgtaaccctctcaactttcttgcacctgctatgtggatcaaatgatgataccatgccaactttcaaccttttcagagttaatttgaaatgcttttcaattttagggccttacagctcaaaataatcagtaaatgcatgaaaaatggtgcatgaaaaataaaaaataaaataaataagtaattagaaacaaaataatatacactttattaaaatatataagtagaaacaaaataaaataaactttattaaaatttatgaaactaaaattaacaaagtattttctgttcaaaacattataagaaacctctagtattactgaaagtaaaattatataaaactgatgcaactaaaattatcaaagtattttctgttcgaaatcattaaaagcaaaaagaattttcataaagaacttttttgttagaaactttaatagcaaaaggaattatcataaagtaaaataaataagtaattagaaacgaaataaaataaaataaataagttttttgttgtaagtagaaacaaaagaaaataataaagcaaaaaagaaaacaaaaaaaacaggcaaaaa contains:
- the LOC109785627 gene encoding wall-associated receptor kinase 2, with amino-acid sequence MPLLVRTLQLHLLAFHAALVVNAISGVPASPKPNNCPDRCGDEQIPYPFGVGTGCSLSPEFDLTCNETTTPPTLLTGEAKVTNITLETARLVIYTHLTYSCDVPTSNTTTDHMTTSMALNVATPFLLSPSENMFTAVGCSLTARIKGRGKSSYLTGCITTCARVNDTGDDGTPCSGHGCCQASLTPNLTEVSVKWENRRGRSPVADNLCQYAFVATKGWYSFSKNDLIGNMTFANRLGSGPVVPVVLDWAVRDGTCPPTSEGNGKEIVPNGAACVSSQSYCVNASNGAPGYFCNCSTGYTGNPYKKNGCTNIDECALRRSPNSTMYENIYPCRGGTCHDTEGDYECKCNFGRRGDGKSDKGCEPVLSRPAVAVIGTIGAIALLFMLVIFLHMERENRKLRDRFNRNGGSFLKSAGIEIFTKDKLGRITNKYSCIIGKGAFGKVYKGTTDAGVVVAVKRSIIVNKDRQKDFANEITVQSKISHPNLVRLMGCCLETEVPMLVYEFIPRGSLQDVLHGNDHPLPLETRLDIAISSAEGLDYMHSQSQMVLHGDVKSGNILIDDSFTPKVSDFGTSRLMCIDKDHTNWVVGDSSYIDPVYMKTGLLTAKSDVYSFGIVLLELVTRKKARYGQNRSLPMDYVKASKDGTARQLFDEEVSANVEENMESLEEIGKIAVKCLEEDVNNRPTMGEVRKEIEKCKTQWLRSQGRANEVIPYARSLAILKQNRTTYAYVMCLQLHAGTIGAIALLSVLVIFLHMERENRKLRDRFNRNGGSFLKTAGIEIFTKEKLDRITNKYSCSIGRGAFGKVYKGTTDTGTVVAVKRSIIVNKDRHKDFANEITVQSKIDHPNLVRLVGCCLETEVPLLVYEFVPKGSLQDVLHGNNDPLPLETRLNIAISSAEGLDYMHSQSQMILHGDVKSGNILLDDSFTPKVSDFGTSRLMSINKDHTNWVVGDSSYINPVYMKIGLLTAKSDVYSFGIVLLELVTRKKARYGENRSLPMDYIKASKDGPTRQMFDDEVSANVEENMECLEEVGKIAVQCLEEDVNNRPTMGEVKEKLEKCKSQWLQNQGKANEVIP